Below is a window of Halolamina sp. CBA1230 DNA.
GTGATCGCCCGGGCAGCGGCGGCACCGGAGATTGACGACCCCGATACGATCTTCGTCTACGGCCACTACGACGTCCAGCCGGCCGACCCCGACGAGTGGACCACGCCGCCGTTCGAGCCGACGATCCGCGAGGGGCCGGACGGCCGAGAGCGCATCTACGCCCGCGGCGCCGGCGACAACAAGGGGCAGTGGTTCGCCCACCTCTGTGCGGTCCGGGCGCTGCGGGCGACCACCGGGCTGCCGGTCAACGTCACGCTCCTGCTCGAGGGCGAGGAGGAGAGCGGGAGCCCCAACCTCGGCGGGGTCGTCCGGGAGTACGCCGACGTGCTGGGCGACGCGGAGTTCGCGTACGTCGCCGACGGCCCCATCGACGAGTCCGGCCGCCCGCACGTCCTGATGGGCGCCCGCGGGATGCAGTACGTTCAGGTCGACGTGCAGGGGCCAAACCGCGACCTCCACTCCGGGAACTACGGCGGCCCGGTCCCCAACCCCGCGTGGGAGCTGGTCCGGATCGTCGCGTCGCTGAAGGACGAGTCGGGACGGGTGACGATCGACGGCTTCTACGACGACGTGCGGCCGATCGAGCAGCGTGACCGCGAGGCGCTCGACGCGATGCCGTTCGACGCCGAGGCGGTGAAAGCGGATCTCGGGATCGACGCCTTCGCCGAGGGGCCGGGCGAGAGCTACCTCGAGAAGCTGCTGTACTACCCGACCTGCAACATCTGTGGGTTCACTTCGGGGTACGGCGGCGAGGGGAGCAAAACCGTCCTCCCCTCGACGGCGACCCTGAAGATGGACATGCGCCTCGTCGCGGATCAGGACCCCGAGGCGATCTACGACGCCTTCGAGGACCACGTCCACGAGCACGCCACCGGCGTCTGTGACGTGACGGTGACGAAGATGGGACAGATGTACCCCCAGCGCACGCCGCTGGACCACCCGATCCGGGAGCCGGTGATGGCCGCCGTCGCGGCCGCGTGGCCGACCGAGCCCATCCTGAAGCCGACGCTGGGCGGGTCGCTGCCCACCGCGGTGTTCGAGCGCGAACTCGGCCTCCCCTGCGTGACGGTGCCGTACGCCAACGAGGACGAGAACAACCACTCCCCGGACGAGAACCTCGCGCTCGACTGCTTCCGGAGCGGGGTGCGGACGAGCGTCGAACTGTTCGGCGGGCGTTCGGAGTAGTCGCAGTCTGGTTCCCTCGTTCAGCCCAGAGTGTGTGACGATCTCGCGAACGTACGACTCAGCTGTCGTCGTGGTAGTGACGCGTTTGTTA
It encodes the following:
- a CDS encoding M20/M25/M40 family metallo-hydrolase, which translates into the protein MTAEARQFVDDHEDEQLADLFELLAQPSISATGEGVADCVELVQELCAGYGFDDAMRVETPGQPAVIARAAAAPEIDDPDTIFVYGHYDVQPADPDEWTTPPFEPTIREGPDGRERIYARGAGDNKGQWFAHLCAVRALRATTGLPVNVTLLLEGEEESGSPNLGGVVREYADVLGDAEFAYVADGPIDESGRPHVLMGARGMQYVQVDVQGPNRDLHSGNYGGPVPNPAWELVRIVASLKDESGRVTIDGFYDDVRPIEQRDREALDAMPFDAEAVKADLGIDAFAEGPGESYLEKLLYYPTCNICGFTSGYGGEGSKTVLPSTATLKMDMRLVADQDPEAIYDAFEDHVHEHATGVCDVTVTKMGQMYPQRTPLDHPIREPVMAAVAAAWPTEPILKPTLGGSLPTAVFERELGLPCVTVPYANEDENNHSPDENLALDCFRSGVRTSVELFGGRSE